The following proteins come from a genomic window of Thermococcus sp. EP1:
- the cpsA gene encoding carboxypeptidase CpsA, with product MGIESRIIDLAKQLEPYVIERRRDFHMYPEVKFEETRTSSIVEEELKQLGYKVLRTAETGIIGILNGGKEGKTVALRADMDALPIQEENDVPYKSRIPGKMHACGHDAHTAMLLGAAKILAEIKEHLGGTVKLIFQPGEEGGAGAKKIVEEGHLDDVDAIFGIHVWGHLPSGTIATKEGPIMASSDGFIIRIKGKGGHAASPHLTNDPTAPAVDIYNALQKIVSRSVNPLSPIVITTPMIEASHGYNVIPDSLEIRGTLRTFDMNLRTKIIEKIESIVKHYSAAWDCEGTLELFRIPYPPTINTPELAKFVMKTARELGPITKAEMTMGAEDFAFYLQKVPGAFIFLGIRNEEKGIIYPHHHPRFDVDESVLWKGSALYSLLAYKYLKGDE from the coding sequence ATGGGGATTGAATCCCGAATTATAGATCTTGCAAAGCAATTAGAACCGTATGTCATTGAGAGAAGAAGAGATTTTCACATGTATCCAGAAGTAAAGTTTGAAGAGACTAGAACTTCTAGTATCGTGGAAGAAGAACTCAAACAGCTTGGGTATAAAGTTCTTAGAACTGCCGAGACAGGCATCATTGGAATTTTAAACGGTGGGAAAGAGGGCAAGACTGTCGCATTGAGGGCTGATATGGATGCTTTGCCGATTCAGGAGGAGAATGATGTCCCTTACAAGTCCAGAATTCCAGGAAAAATGCACGCTTGCGGTCATGACGCACACACAGCAATGCTCCTCGGAGCAGCAAAAATACTGGCTGAAATAAAAGAGCATCTTGGAGGGACTGTGAAATTAATATTCCAACCTGGAGAAGAAGGTGGTGCTGGAGCTAAAAAGATTGTCGAAGAAGGACACTTGGATGACGTAGATGCAATATTTGGCATCCATGTATGGGGCCACCTTCCTTCTGGAACTATCGCCACAAAAGAAGGTCCTATAATGGCATCATCTGACGGCTTTATTATTCGAATAAAAGGAAAAGGCGGACATGCTGCATCACCCCATCTAACAAATGACCCTACAGCCCCTGCTGTAGACATATACAATGCCCTTCAAAAGATTGTCTCAAGAAGTGTTAATCCCTTATCTCCCATAGTTATCACAACTCCCATGATAGAAGCAAGTCATGGATATAACGTAATCCCCGACAGCTTAGAGATTAGAGGGACTTTGCGGACATTTGATATGAACCTTAGAACTAAAATAATAGAGAAAATAGAGAGCATTGTGAAACACTACTCAGCTGCTTGGGATTGTGAAGGAACTCTTGAATTATTTAGAATACCCTATCCTCCAACAATTAATACTCCAGAACTTGCTAAGTTTGTTATGAAAACTGCGCGAGAATTAGGGCCCATTACTAAAGCAGAAATGACTATGGGAGCAGAAGACTTTGCATTTTACTTACAAAAAGTTCCTGGTGCATTTATCTTCCTAGGGATTAGAAATGAGGAAAAAGGAATAATCTATCCCCATCATCATCCTAGATTTGACGTTGATGAGAGTGTACTTTGGAAGGGGTCTGCCCTGTATTCTCTCCTAGCCTACAAGTATCTGAAAGGGGACGAATAA
- a CDS encoding NYN domain-containing protein produces MSQKNNQTPQIGLVVNGPNILSKRFNVRIDEIPNILRSLGRIVIGKVVLNHNIAPKLVEIIIDSGLEPIIVNGRVDVAVAVETMKIIYNPKINILALGVRDAHFMPLVIEAKKMGKEVIIITPKDEISDALQNTADRVIELSGNQFRDWVTTSSKLTSP; encoded by the coding sequence ATGTCTCAAAAAAACAACCAAACTCCGCAAATTGGTTTGGTTGTAAATGGCCCTAATATCCTATCGAAACGATTTAACGTCAGGATTGATGAGATTCCAAATATTTTGAGAAGTCTTGGAAGAATTGTTATAGGGAAAGTCGTTCTTAACCATAACATCGCTCCAAAACTTGTTGAGATTATCATTGACTCTGGTTTGGAGCCAATCATTGTTAATGGGAGAGTTGATGTGGCTGTTGCCGTTGAGACTATGAAAATAATCTACAACCCAAAAATAAATATTCTAGCATTAGGAGTTAGAGATGCACACTTCATGCCTCTTGTCATAGAAGCCAAAAAGATGGGGAAAGAAGTAATTATTATCACTCCAAAAGACGAAATAAGCGATGCACTACAAAATACTGCAGACAGGGTTATAGAGCTTTCAGGAAACCAGTTTCGAGATTGGGTTACAACATCTTCAAAATTAACCTCTCCTTAA
- a CDS encoding KH domain-containing protein — protein MREELKRMLKVEILEIEYEQDKIIVYVPKDQIRIAVGSGGSAVKAAELVLGKKIEIRGR, from the coding sequence ATGAGAGAAGAACTCAAACGCATGCTCAAAGTTGAGATCCTAGAGATCGAATACGAACAAGATAAGATAATTGTTTATGTCCCTAAAGACCAAATTAGAATAGCCGTAGGTAGCGGAGGAAGTGCTGTCAAAGCAGCGGAGCTTGTTCTCGGTAAAAAAATTGAAATCCGGGGTAGATGA